ATTTTTTTCAACTCCTGCCTAAAAGCCGTTTGACATTACTTTCTTAGAGGAAAGTAAGGTTAAACGGCTTAATTTATGGAAGTCGGTGGGAAACTCTATCTCCATGTGAGTCGAGAGGGACAGCAGCCCGGCGGCTTGGGGTATAGGACATAGGGCATGGGGCATTAGTGATTCTTCCCTTCCCCATACCCAAACACTCCATTCCCTTGGGGGTGGAGTTTTTCATTTAGGTAAAACTTGCCGCAGTGCTTCTAAAAGTCGGTCAACACTTTCCTTACGGCTATTGAAGCCCATAAGTCCTACGCGCCAGACTTTACCAGCCAATTCGCCCAGACCTCCGCCAATTTCAATGTTATGTTCGTTGAGTAACTGGCGGGCAATTGCCTTGCCATCTACTCCTTCGGGAATTCGGACTGTAGTAAGTGTTGGTAAGCGGAACTCTCGTTCAACGTGCAAACCCAGCCCTAAATCTTCTAAGCCATCCCAAAGATACTCTACGTTCTTTTGATGACGTTGCCAGCAATTAGCCAGTCCTTCCTCGGCTACTAAACGCAATGCTTCCCGTAGGGCATAGTAGAGATTAATCGGAGCAGTATGGTGATAGATGCGTTCGCTACCCCAATATTTACCTAGCAAGTTCATATCTAAATACCAGTTAGCAACCTTGGTGCGGCGCTGTTGCAATTTTTCCATTGCACGGGGACTCATGGTAAAGGGTGAAGCACCAGGCGGACAACCTAAGCCTTTTTGGCTACAGCTATACGCGAGGTCAACTCCCCAATTATCTAAAAATATTGGCACACCGCCTAGACTTGTAACTGTATCCACTAACAACAGCGTGCCATATTCACGACAGACATCAGCAACTCCCTCTAAGGGTTGGCGTGCGCCAGTGGAGGTTTCAGCATGAACTAAAGCGAGAATTGCTGGCCGATGAGTTTCTAGGGCAGTGCGGAGTTCCTCTAGTGTAAAAACTTGTCCCCAAGGTTTGGTAATAGTACGGACATCTGCGCCATATCGTCCAGCCATATCAACGAGACGATTACCAAAGTATCCAGCTACACCTACTAACACCACATCACCGGGTTCGGTAACGTTAGCAATAGTTGCTTCCATTGCTGCGGTTCCCGTACCGCTGACTGCTATTGTTAGGGGGTTTTCTGTTTGCCATACATAGCGCAGCAGGGACTGAATTTCATCCATGATTGCCAGAAAAGCTGGGTCAAGATGCCCAAGTGGAGAGGTATTCATCGCTTGCAGCACCGCAGGATGGGCATTGGATGGCCCTGGCCCCAACAGTAAACGGGATGGTGTTTCTAAAGGTGCAATTTGTAATCTCTGACTATCGTTGATTGAGACTGTTGGCGTCATGATTTGTTTTTGGATATACGGTTCTTACCGGATCATAGAGCGATCGCATCACCGTTGTTTGATTTTGTTTGTCTGATTGGGACTAGGCGCTCTGATAGAGTGAAATACAGTTTCACCAAAATATTTGCAGATAAAATTATGATTTTTGCAGGCAAACGACCAAATAATTTAGGGGTGAACAACGGCAAGTTAGCCCCCTGTCCCAGTAGCCCTAACTGTGTCTCCAGCCAGTGTACAGATGCAGTTCATCAAATTGCTCCCCTGACTTTCACATCCACCCCAGAACAGGCGATCGCTAATCTTAAAACTATCATTGAGTCCTTACCCAGAACTCAGATCATTAGCGAAAGCCCTGATTACTTGTATGCAGAATTTAAAAGTGCCTTGATGGGATTTGTGGATGATGTCGAGTTCTATGTAGATCGCAATGCAAATGTCATCCAGGTGCGTTCGGCTTCCCGTTTGGGTCAAAGCGATTTAGGCGTCAATCGCCAACGCATAGAAACTATTCGCGCCAAGTTCAACCAAGTGTAGTCATTTCAGAGTGGCGTCAAACGTCGCTCTGACTGCCCTGAAAATTCATAATTATAAAAGCCAAACTTTCACAGGATTTCTGGGTTTGGATCTGTTGTCGAATGTTGGAGAATTAGTATAAGTTCTAGATTTTCGATCGAGTTATACAGCTTGAAGCACGATGAATTTCTGTTTTGTTTATATAATTTTTATATTGTTAATTTTTATTTAATCTCCATCTTCAGAATTTCCTCATCTTCTATACCTATTATCAACCTAGAGAGCTAAGAAATTAATAATTTTGCTATTGTGACTAAAGTCATGTATTTTTAAGAATTTAAAATTAAGTATTTAATCCAAACTTCTCTAATTGATCGTCCTTTCTCCAAGTAGTTAAAATCTCAGGATTTCCACGGTTGTAACTTATTTTAATAAAAATTAATATAATGATGTTAGGTATGATTCTGGCTTTTTAATTAGCAACCAGATTTTCCAGGGTTGACTGACTTGATAAAGGAAAAAAGGATGAGTAATCCAAAATCTATACTAGAATTTAACAAGATTTTGAATGAATTTAGTAAATGTGCCCAAATAAAATTAAATGGGCATTTAAATATTAAGAGTTCCCAAGGAAGAAAATGGACTTTTTATTATCGTTCAGGACAGATAATTTGGGCGACAGGCGGAACTCATACTTATAGAAGGTTGCGGAGAAGTATTGTACAAACTTCTTGCCCAATTGATATTAATAATATCCAGCTAGATTCTCAGGAAATATCAAAAGATTATTGGGATTATCAATTACTAGAATCTTTATATAAAAGGCAAGTAGTTAAACAAGAACAAGTTAACGCGATTGTAGAAAAGACTGTAGCGGAAATTTTATTTGATATAGCTCAAAGAGTAAATAGTGAAGTTTTGAGTTGCGATCGCAATCCCGGAGTAATATTAGAAGCACCAATTAGCTCCATAAATCCACAGATATCTTTCAAGCAAATGCAAGATTCTTGGCACAATTGGTCAAAAGCTGGGTTAGCGAGCGTGTCTCCTAACTTAGCACCTGTACTGCGTAAACCTCAGGAATTGCAACAGCAAGTAAGTTCATCTGTTTATAATAATTTTGTCAATTTAATCAACGGCAAACATACACTTTGGGATTTAGCCGTAAAAATGAATCAGAGTGTATTGCCTGTAACGCGTTCTTTGCTTCCCTATATTAATCACGGAATCGCAGAACTTGTAGAAGTACCGGACTTGCCTTTACCAGTTAGTAAAGTTCAAAACAAATCTACTATTACGCCAGCAAAAACATCAACTATACCACTGATAGCTTGTGTAGATGATAGCCCACAGGTGTGTAAAATTTTGGAACAGATTATCACCTCTAAGGGTCTGAGGTTTATCGCCATTCAAGATCCAGTGCAGGCTCTACCAATTTTGATGCAAACTAAACCAGACTTGATTTTTTTAGATTTAATTATGCCAGTTGTGAATGGTTATGAAGTTTGCTCGCAATTACGTCGATGTTCGTTTTTGAGCCAAACACCAGTGGTGATTTTGACAGGTAGCGATGGGCTATTCGATCAAGTTCGATCTAAGGTATTCGGTGCTACAGAATTTATTACCAAACCAGTAGCATCAGAGAAAGTAATGGAAATGGTAAATAAACATCTATTTGCAAAAACTGCTTCACAAGTCAAAGGTCTATCTAATTTAGCGATTGGTTACTAAAGTGAGGACTTAAGTCCTCACTACGAAAGTTTTTTATTTGATTTCATTCGGAAAATTGGATAACAGAGGTAAACCATCCTGGAAAACTAAAAGTTCACCTGGTTGGATAATTGTCCAAATTTCATTGTCTGTGAGAGGAGTAGTTGTAATCACAGCAACGCGATCGCTTGGTGAAGTCAACTCCCGAAAATCGACAGTCATATCTTGATCGATTAAGTGAGCAGCAGCAAAGGGTGCTTGACGCACAATGTAGCTCAGTTTAGTGGAACAGTAGGCAAAAAAATGTTCTCCATCCGATAGCAGGTAATTAAACACGCCTGCTAATGCTAGGCGATCGGTAACTTGACGCAGCACTGGATATAGTTCCTCTAGCGGTGGCTTACCTTGAGGAAAGCTTTGGCGTAGAGTTTCTAGGATGACACAGAATGCTTTTTCGCTGTCTGTGTCGCCTACAGCTTGGTAAAAGCCCATATTTTCCGGCACAAAGTCTGGCAAATTACCGTTATGAGCAAACACCCAATATCTTCCCCAAAGTTCTCTTTGAAAAGGATGACAGTTTTGTAAGGCAACTTTACCCTGAGTCGCTTTGCGAATATGGGCAATCACGTGTTTAGAGTGGAT
The genomic region above belongs to Calothrix sp. NIES-2098 and contains:
- a CDS encoding alanine--glyoxylate aminotransferase encodes the protein MTPTVSINDSQRLQIAPLETPSRLLLGPGPSNAHPAVLQAMNTSPLGHLDPAFLAIMDEIQSLLRYVWQTENPLTIAVSGTGTAAMEATIANVTEPGDVVLVGVAGYFGNRLVDMAGRYGADVRTITKPWGQVFTLEELRTALETHRPAILALVHAETSTGARQPLEGVADVCREYGTLLLVDTVTSLGGVPIFLDNWGVDLAYSCSQKGLGCPPGASPFTMSPRAMEKLQQRRTKVANWYLDMNLLGKYWGSERIYHHTAPINLYYALREALRLVAEEGLANCWQRHQKNVEYLWDGLEDLGLGLHVEREFRLPTLTTVRIPEGVDGKAIARQLLNEHNIEIGGGLGELAGKVWRVGLMGFNSRKESVDRLLEALRQVLPK
- a CDS encoding response regulator receiver protein, yielding MSNPKSILEFNKILNEFSKCAQIKLNGHLNIKSSQGRKWTFYYRSGQIIWATGGTHTYRRLRRSIVQTSCPIDINNIQLDSQEISKDYWDYQLLESLYKRQVVKQEQVNAIVEKTVAEILFDIAQRVNSEVLSCDRNPGVILEAPISSINPQISFKQMQDSWHNWSKAGLASVSPNLAPVLRKPQELQQQVSSSVYNNFVNLINGKHTLWDLAVKMNQSVLPVTRSLLPYINHGIAELVEVPDLPLPVSKVQNKSTITPAKTSTIPLIACVDDSPQVCKILEQIITSKGLRFIAIQDPVQALPILMQTKPDLIFLDLIMPVVNGYEVCSQLRRCSFLSQTPVVILTGSDGLFDQVRSKVFGATEFITKPVASEKVMEMVNKHLFAKTASQVKGLSNLAIGY